A DNA window from Mycobacterium sp. IDR2000157661 contains the following coding sequences:
- a CDS encoding peptidoglycan-binding protein, translated as MSSQGLTPEELAAEIATPLPDKEVVSILDLNVDVDVFLDVASPIDLAVAAQLNVAAPIDAAAGANVLTVNSTAGAMVDQNATVDQIIEANATAISTQDSAIDQDDVADGDPTPPPPDDGGTVEVGNLATLEGPLLNVDVNVDIDTDLTAPIAGAVAANANVAAPIAAAVSANVLSVDSDADAISYQDAVINQELRGETYAGADQVSDVIQGTTQAPDAGDTGGTTGGETSGISSSTSSGGDSGGTSSGGTSTGGTSSGGDSSGSTS; from the coding sequence ATGAGCAGTCAGGGGCTGACCCCAGAAGAACTCGCGGCGGAGATCGCCACCCCGCTTCCGGACAAGGAAGTGGTGTCGATTCTTGACCTCAACGTCGACGTCGACGTCTTCCTCGACGTGGCATCACCGATCGATCTGGCCGTCGCCGCCCAGCTCAATGTGGCGGCACCGATCGACGCCGCCGCAGGCGCGAACGTGCTTACGGTGAACTCCACCGCCGGTGCCATGGTCGACCAGAACGCCACGGTCGATCAGATCATCGAGGCCAACGCGACCGCTATCTCCACTCAGGACAGCGCTATCGACCAGGACGACGTGGCCGACGGCGATCCCACCCCGCCGCCACCGGACGACGGCGGGACGGTCGAGGTCGGCAACCTCGCCACGCTCGAGGGCCCGCTGCTCAACGTCGATGTCAACGTCGACATCGATACCGACCTCACCGCTCCGATCGCCGGCGCCGTCGCGGCCAATGCCAATGTCGCCGCGCCGATCGCTGCCGCCGTGTCGGCCAACGTTCTGTCCGTCGACTCCGACGCAGATGCGATCTCGTATCAGGATGCGGTCATCAACCAAGAATTGCGCGGTGAAACGTATGCCGGGGCCGATCAGGTCTCGGATGTGATTCAGGGCACCACGCAGGCTCCCGACGCGGGTGACACTGGCGGCACGACCGGCGGTGAGACGAGTGGCATCAGCAGCAGCACCAGCTCAGGCGGCGACAGCGGCGGCACCAGCTCAGGTGGCACCAGCACCGGCGGCACCAGCTCCGGCGGCGACAGCAGCGGTTCCACCAGCTGA
- the aceA gene encoding isocitrate lyase ICL2, giving the protein MAIIETDAAPQSPFEQSFQDQTAATQEYFDSPRFDGIIRLYTARQVVEQRGSIPSDHIVAREAATAFYQRLRELYAQKKSITTFGPYSPGQAVTMKRIGIEGIYLGGWATSAKGSTTEDPGPDLASYPLSQVPEEAAGLVRALLTADRNQHYLRLQMTDEQRAATPATDYRPFIIADADTGHGGDPHVRNLIRRFVEAGVPGYHIEDQRPGTKKCGHQGGKVLVPSDEQIKRLNTARFQLDVMKVPGIIVARTDAEAANLIDSRADERDQPFLLGVTNLKIPSYKSCYLAMMKRFHESGVAELNGHLLYALPDGEYEAADAWLDQHGITEAVTAAAAAYQDGPDGAIDELFDDVESKFVDAWQLDAGLMTYGEAVAELLEFREREGEQLDMSATEWREFATRAPMYTAHKKAGEISAAATWDCELAKTPDGYYQVRGGIPYAIAKSLAAAPFADILWMETKTADLADAREFAEAIHAEYPDQMLAYNLSPSFNWDTTGMTDDEMRAFPEELGKLGFVFNFITYGGHQVDGVASEEFATALRQDGMLALARLQRKMRLVESPYRTPQTLVGGPRSDAALTASSGRTATTKAMGKGSTQHQHLVQTEVPKKLLEEWLGLWSEHYRLDEKLRVQLRPTRPGSDVLELGIYGERADGDEEKLANVIVDPIKDRHGRSILTVRDQNTFSEKLRQKRLMSIVHLWLIHRFKAEIVYYVTPTEDNIYQTEKMKSHGIFSDVYQEVGEIIVADVNQRRIEELLSSDRKALHRLIRKED; this is encoded by the coding sequence ATGGCCATCATCGAAACGGACGCAGCGCCGCAGAGCCCGTTCGAGCAGTCCTTTCAGGACCAGACCGCCGCCACGCAGGAGTACTTCGACAGTCCCCGGTTCGACGGCATCATCCGCCTCTACACGGCTCGTCAGGTCGTCGAGCAGCGCGGCTCGATCCCCAGCGACCACATCGTCGCGCGCGAGGCTGCCACGGCGTTCTACCAGCGCCTGCGCGAGCTGTACGCACAGAAGAAGAGCATCACCACCTTCGGGCCGTACTCCCCCGGGCAGGCGGTGACGATGAAACGGATCGGCATCGAAGGCATCTACCTCGGCGGCTGGGCCACGTCGGCCAAGGGGTCGACCACCGAGGATCCCGGCCCGGACCTCGCCAGTTATCCGCTCAGCCAGGTGCCCGAGGAGGCGGCCGGTCTGGTGCGCGCACTGCTCACCGCGGACCGCAACCAGCATTACCTTCGGCTGCAGATGACCGATGAGCAGCGGGCGGCCACCCCGGCGACCGACTACCGTCCGTTCATCATCGCCGATGCCGACACGGGACACGGCGGAGATCCCCACGTGCGCAACCTGATTCGCCGTTTCGTCGAGGCGGGTGTGCCCGGATACCATATCGAGGACCAGCGGCCCGGCACCAAGAAGTGCGGGCACCAGGGCGGCAAGGTTCTGGTGCCGTCCGACGAGCAGATCAAGCGGCTCAACACGGCCCGGTTCCAGCTCGACGTCATGAAGGTGCCCGGCATCATCGTGGCGCGCACCGACGCCGAGGCGGCGAACCTCATCGACAGCCGCGCCGACGAGCGGGATCAGCCCTTCCTGCTGGGCGTCACCAACCTCAAGATCCCCTCCTACAAGTCGTGCTACCTGGCGATGATGAAGCGGTTCCACGAGTCGGGCGTCGCCGAACTCAACGGTCACCTGCTCTACGCGCTGCCTGACGGTGAGTACGAGGCGGCCGACGCCTGGCTGGACCAGCACGGCATCACCGAGGCCGTCACCGCGGCCGCCGCGGCCTACCAGGACGGGCCGGACGGCGCCATCGACGAGCTATTCGACGACGTGGAGTCGAAGTTCGTCGACGCCTGGCAGTTGGACGCGGGGCTGATGACCTACGGCGAAGCCGTCGCCGAACTGCTGGAGTTCCGCGAAAGAGAGGGCGAGCAACTGGACATGAGCGCCACCGAGTGGCGCGAGTTCGCCACGCGGGCGCCGATGTACACCGCCCACAAGAAGGCCGGGGAGATCAGCGCCGCCGCCACCTGGGACTGCGAGCTGGCCAAGACCCCGGACGGCTACTACCAAGTCCGCGGCGGTATCCCGTACGCGATCGCCAAGTCATTGGCCGCCGCGCCGTTCGCCGACATCCTGTGGATGGAGACCAAGACCGCCGACCTCGCCGACGCCCGGGAATTCGCCGAGGCCATCCACGCCGAGTACCCCGACCAGATGTTGGCCTACAACCTGTCCCCCTCCTTCAACTGGGACACCACCGGCATGACCGATGACGAAATGCGGGCCTTCCCTGAGGAACTCGGCAAGTTGGGGTTCGTGTTCAACTTCATCACCTACGGCGGGCACCAGGTCGACGGCGTCGCCTCCGAAGAGTTCGCCACGGCGCTGCGGCAGGACGGCATGCTGGCGCTGGCACGGCTGCAGCGTAAGATGCGCCTGGTCGAATCCCCTTACCGCACACCGCAAACGCTTGTCGGGGGGCCGCGCAGCGATGCCGCGCTCACGGCGTCGTCGGGCCGCACCGCGACGACCAAGGCCATGGGGAAGGGCTCGACACAGCATCAGCACCTGGTGCAGACCGAGGTGCCGAAGAAGCTGCTCGAAGAGTGGCTGGGATTGTGGAGCGAGCACTACCGGCTCGACGAGAAGCTGCGGGTGCAACTGCGTCCGACGCGGCCCGGCTCCGACGTGCTGGAGTTGGGCATCTACGGCGAGCGGGCCGACGGCGACGAGGAGAAGCTGGCCAACGTCATCGTCGACCCCATCAAGGACAGACACGGCCGCAGCATCCTGACGGTGCGCGACCAGAACACGTTCTCCGAGAAGCTGCGCCAGAAGCGGCTGATGAGCATCGTGCACCTGTGGCTGATCCACCGGTTCAAGGCCGAGATCGTCTACTACGTCACCCCGACCGAGGACAACATCTACCAGACCGAGAAGATGAAGTCGCACGGCATCTTCAGCGACGTCTACCAGGAGGTCGGCGAAATCATCGTCGCCGACGTGAATCAACGCCGCATCGAGGAACTCCTGAGCTCCGACCGTAAGGCGCTGCACCGGTTGATCCGCAAGGAGGACTGA